The Mercenaria mercenaria strain notata chromosome 6, MADL_Memer_1, whole genome shotgun sequence genome contains the following window.
gaaacttggtcagaatgtaaccctcaataaaatcttggacgagtttgacattgggtcatcaggggtcaaaaactaggtcaccaggtcaaatcaaaggaaaagcttgctaacactctagaggtcacaatatgggcccaatcttaatgaaacttggtcagaatgttactctcgataaagtcttggacgaatttgatattgggttatctttggtcaaaaactaggtcaccaggtcaaatcaaaggaaaagcttgttaacactctagaggccacatttatgactgtatcttaatgaaacttggtcagaatattaatctggAGGCTCTTTATTGTCagtttttaatctgggtcaggtggggtcaaaaactaggtcaccaggtcaaatcggaggaaaagcttgttaacactctagaggccacatttatgatgtatcttcatgaaacttagtcagaatgttaatcttgatgatctataggtcaagtttgaacctgggtcatgtcgggtcaaaaactgggtcaccgggtcaaatcaaaggaaaagcttgttaacactgtagaggccacatttatgactgtatcgtcatgaaacttggtcagaatgttaatcttgatgatctgtgggtcatgttcaaatctgggtcaggtgggttcaaaaactaggtcgccaagtcaaatcaaaggaaaagctttttaacactgtagaggccacattttaagactgtatcttcatgaatcttggccagaatggtaatcttgatgatgtcaaggtccagtttgaacctgggtcatgttgaggcaaaaactaagtcactaggtcaaatcaaaggaaaagctagtttacactttagaggccacatttatgaccatatcttaatgaaacttggtcagaatgttaatcttgatgatcttttggtcgATAGGTCAGGTGTTACTACCCAGGTTTAGATTCCTGTAAATAGGAATGAACTTTCCTTGAACTTTCCTTACACCTTTTAGTGGTCTATTTACTATCATTGGAATGTTCACAATTGGGCAGAGTTACGAATCAGTCTAACAATTCatgcttgtttgttttttgggggattaacgctgtttttcaacggtatttcagtcatgtaacggcgggcgtttaacctaaccagtgttcctggattctgtaccagtacaaacctgttctccgcaagtaactgccaacttccccacatgaatctgaggtggaggactaatgatttcagacacaatgtcgtttatcaaatagtcatggagaacatacccccatccgaggatcgaactcacaaccctgaaatctgtagaccaacactctacctactgagctaactggGCAGACAACAACTCATGCATCTATTTGATTGTTTCAGAGCATAATCTGGAATTGACCAAAGGTAATGTCCTATTCCCTGACTGCTTTTTCCAAACCCATTATTATAAACTTATGTTGAAATTAAAGTGTGCTCTTAAACTGTTTCAGGCACATTCTGATTGAAGCTCAGACTTTAGGTAATGTTCCAAGACCAGTATTTGTCAAAGACTTTTCTGTAGCACGTCAGAAACAAGTGGATGAAATTCTCCACCAAATCAGTCTTGAAAACCAGAATGAACCAGATGTTTCTGAAGATACAGATAGAGAAATGAATGAAGATTTATCCTCATCAGAAACTGATAGTGAAACTGAATTAGATGTACATTTAGAGAAACAGAATGTGATGTCTTCAGAAAAAGAACTGGACTcgaatattcatgaagatcagagTCTTGAAAATGTCGAGACGGAATTTAGACAGGACTTGTATGATTTACAGCATGACGTATTAATGAAAAAAGTGACTTTAGCTAAAACTTCAGCTATTCAGAGACCATCAGTTGTACCTGATACTAAATGTATGGGTAGCGATTATATACACGGtaacaacaatttaaaaacaaaattcttcagCCCAAAAAAGTTAGTCAGTAAGAAAAAGTTATTGAAACAGATTGAACAGGAAGAAATGTATCaattagaatatgaaataaataaatttgatgaaatgtATGATAATGAAGAAATTGATAAACGTGATGAAGAAAAAGATTTTACCAAGATTGATAGTTATATTGAAAGGTATCATAAAGTCTCTCCTACTGAGGAAGACAAACCAGAGTAAAACTGATCGGTTTTAATGCTCTTGTTGTGCTAGTCGtgttatgtaaaaaaataaatgaattcgaTGTGTGATATTATATTCTTAAAAACGTCATTGAATCCAGAAATTTAGTATGTtaagtttttatacgcccgaagggacgtattatgttatgacgccggtgtccgtccgttagcaatttcgtgtccgctctgtaactcttgaaccccttgaaggatttcaaagaaacttgacacaaataatCACCACacggagacgacgtgcagagcgcttgtttcagATGActaccttcaaggtcaaggtcacacttagtggtgaaaggtcatatgagtgtgtttagtgtctgctctgtaactcttgaactgcttgaaggatttcaaagaaacttggcacaaatgttcaccacactgagacgacgtgcagagcgcttgtttcggatgattagcttcaaggtcaaggtcacacttaggagtgaaaggtcatatatgactttgctgtgtccgctttgtactcttgaactgcttgaaggatttcaaagaaaacttggcacaaatgttcacccacactgaggcgacgtgcagagcacatgttttggatgactcgcttcaaggtcacactttgggtcCCAAAAGGtctatatgactttgctttgtgtatattgctctgcattgggagtgctcttgttttatttggcagatcccttttttgttctcttacaataattttttgtatttcttcccttttttgttactataaatagctcattttgaaacttttttattattggccaaggaaaaactgagaccacttttctgtggtacaacatggatggtacatccaatttttagatgtattttgacataactttacctagtaagaatttttttgtggacttagaattttttttttttttttggaatttcttctttttgttgttcctgtcctttaggcttaaacagtcaagttctttaaattttgctcccatcctctggtgtaacccttcgggcgtatattgccccacttggtgGCGCTCTTGTTGAGTTATGTTTATTCTAACACAAAGATTTCTGATTATAATAAACTTGTGAAATAATCTTATCTAACTCTGTCTCACTCtgaacaattaataaaaaaaaatgtcatcaaaatcatactgttgttgattttttaaatatctttcacacagtgcatttttagcttgactatctaaagtatatggagagctatcctacttgaccagGCATTGAGGTCCTTTTGTGTCCATacctttgttaaaattttgatgcattttcttttGTGGGGGcacttagaatttttaaaatgtcCGTCCTTCTGTCAGTCCTAATTTGTGTCATTCAtatctcaaaaggtatttaaccaagagtcatcaaacctcacaagattgttattcagcacaaGAAACAGTGtaccaggggttttaatttggaactcacacagtcagaccagagttatggccattgactcaaaaaaaaaaaaacgggccttagtttgtgttgcatgtatctcaaaaagtagttgacccagtattatgaaacatcACAGGAATATTGTTCAGTATCTGAAGTTGTGCATCTTGGGATTTATCAGGGATATCGCTCAGTCAGAccagacttatggcccttgacttagtaaaagatatgcataaaaaggcataaaagttgtgtcacacatatctcaaaaagtatgtgACAttgggtcatgaaacatcataggaatattattcagaatgtgaagttgtgcacataggattttttttatcagtcagaccagagttatggccgttgattgtcaaaaatatacataaatgagACACAAAGtggtgtcacatgtatctcaagaagtatttgacttagagttataaaacattaggggattgctatatagcatgtgaagttgcgcacctggtgttctgtttggaattTCACTTGTCCTTGATTTAAATGAAAACTACACATACAGTGCTGTGTTGCATTAATCTTCAACAaatcacctagagtcatgaaatcatgtGGGAAAATTATCCatcatgtgaatttgtgcacctgagttgtttattttagctcacctgtcagggtgttctgccgtactgtcccgtatgatagatacttaaaatattcggaaaatgtTGTcctcctttgaaaatgaatgccatttgtaaagaaataaaaataaacaattgttgtgtgaaatttcaccactcgcaaatacatcaaaacaaacatatgtaacagttttgaaaatggtttttaaaggcgtttgactgtctggaattggggcccctttaggcagtccttttccccggaattcaaagtttatatccatgtactgacacttgttttgtagagtaatatagatgttttacatgctgttcaagtttcatgtgaaacaactctttcttatTATGATTTGgtgttttttgacttttgtttctcaaaatgtaatgctaagcattaaagggacaaaatttgcaattttgggcttttgaacatgatagagaccacatttttcaacTGCttttgtattgacataatatctcagttcctttcgaaaactagccacATCCCATGATGGGTTGCATAGTTATGGcgcctaaaagggccaaaatttgctatttttggctttggaacaagatagagaccatattttgctgttgattttaataaaacttgcacgctacttgtattggcataatacctcAGTTCCTTTTGTAAAATCGGCCAAATCCAATCATgggtgctagagttatggccctttaatgagccaaaattgctattttggcttttgcagccatatagagacttcattatgtctcccatcacacagtggtgtgggagacatattgatttactccagtctgtgtgtgtgtgtctgtcacaaagcttgtccgcactcaagtcgaacatttctcatccaattttcaccaaacttgaacaaaatgtgtttgaccataagacctcagccaagttcgataactagccaaatcggtccaggcgtcttggagttatggcccttgaattaccaaaaatcggtctttttactcttttccgcactctaattcgaatatttctcatccaattttcactaaacttaaacaaaatgtgtttgaccatgagacctcggccaagttcgataactagccaaatcggtccaggcattttagagttatggcccttgaattaccgaaaaaatccgtctgtttactcttgtccgctctctaagtcgaacatttctcatccgatcttcaccaaacttgaacaaaatgtgtttggccataagaccttacccaagttcgataactagccaaatccgcccaggcacttttgatttatggccgttgaattactgattggatccactcatccagactatctaattggatccactcgtcgaaaacatctagagaaactaacatttttcataggggcagttgtgggagacatgcacttttctcaaaagcatctctagtttatggtttgattttgatacaaacttgcaaaatatttttaacaacaataggtcttggattccatgataaaccTGGCAGATTCAGTCATACGTtctggagttacagcccctgattgacccctgagaGAGccaaaatttgtcaattttaccttgtgaacacgatagaagcgACATTTTACATTCATTGGATTTTAACCACACACACAACCCAAGTCACATTTTTTTGATTCCTTTTCGAAAATCAGCTacattccatcatgggttctagagttactaccccttaaaggggcaaaattcgcacagaatgtttatcttgatgattcaaaactaggtcatgtagggtcaaaaactaggtcaccaggtcaaatcaaaggaaaagcttaacacctagaggccacatctatgaccctatcttcatgaatctttggtcagaatgtttatcttgattccAAGGCagagttcaaaactaggtcatgtggtgtcaaaaattaggtcaccctctcaaatcaaaggaagttcttgttaacactcaagaggacATTACTGTTTATCTTGacgattcctatgccaagttcaaaactgggtcatatggggtcaaaaactaggtcacatggtcaaatgaaaggaaaagcttgttaacaccctataGGCCAcctttatgactctatcttcatgaaacttggtcaaaatgttcatcttgatgatttctagagttatggcaaaaaaaataaaagtttgtgctgcatgtatgtcaaaatatacttgacctagaataATAAAGCATTAGAGGAATgaatttttatatgcccgaagggacgtattatgttatgacactggtgtctgtctgtctgtctgtctgtctgtccgttagcaatttcgtgtccgctctgtaactcttgaaccccttgaaggatttcaaggaaacttgacacaaatgttcaccacacccagacgacgtacagagcgcatgttccggatgtctcgcttcaaggtcaaggtcacacttaggagtcaaaggtcatatcagtttgtttcgtgtctgctctgtaactcttgaactgctggaaggatttcaaagaaacttggcagaaatgttcaccacattgcaacgatgtgcagagcacatgttccggatgactcgcttcaaggtcaaggtcacacttaaaggtcaaaggtcatatatgactttgctttgtgtatattgctctgcattgcagtgctcttgtttttatttggcagatctctttttttttgtacttacaataaatttttttttgaattacttcccttttatgttactataaatagtttattttgaaacttttttattattggccgtagggaaaaaccgagaccacttttctgtggtacaacatggatggtacctccaattttaaggtgtatttttacatacctgtaccttttTTGtaaacttagatttgttttttgaagttttccttttgttgttccagtcctttggtgcttcaacagtcaagttcttaaaattttgctcccatcctatgatgtaagcctttgggcgtatattgccccgcttggcgacGCTCTTGTTTTATCAGGTGTTCTCTTCGAGATTTTACTCACcgaggccagagttatggcccttgactaagtGAAAAATAACATCAAGTTCTTAAAACCATGTACAGAAACTGGAATGGGGGGCACCCATGTCCTAGGGACACACAGTTTGTCTTTATCTTctccactgtggtgggagacatattgatttactcctgtcggtgtgtctgtctgtcacaattCTTCTCCGCACTCTAAgccaaacatttctcatccgatcttcatcaaaaatgtgtttgccaataagtcctaggccaagttcgataactagccaaattggcccaggcattTCAGAATTATGTACTTGAATTACTGGAAATTGTTTTGTACACAGCTGCCAgtatccgcactctaagtcattggtgcatggttgtttgtttgttttgggtttaacaccgtttttcctttattttgcaaatggcatcaaaATGGATAGGGGTGGTAACTTTGAAAggaataaaatgttttcagttaGAATAAACTCCCCTTTCTTTTACAAATGGCGTCGAGGGGTAGGGGATGTAATCTTGAGAGGAATCAGATTTATTCAGTTATAGAAGCTTCCCCTTTAgtttgcaaatggcatcaagaTGAGTAGGGGAGGTAAGTTTTATAGGAAATAAATGTGGTAAGTTAGAGAACCTCTCCTTTAGTTAGCAAATGGCGTCAGGAGGGGTAGGGGAAGTACTTTGGATGTGAAAAAAAGGGGATCAGTTAGAGTAATcttccctttattttgcaaatggcgtcaggaAGAGTAGTGGAGGCAACTTTGGATGAGAAAACATGATCGgtaagagtaacctcccctttattttgcaaatggcgtcaagaagGGTAGGGGAGGTAACTGGTTGAGAACACATATggtcggttagagtaacctcccctttattttgcaaatggcgtcaagaagGGTAGGGGAGGTGACTTTGGATGAGAAAAAATTGTATTgtaagagtaacctcccctttattttgcaaatggcgtcaaaatGGATAGATTAGGGAACTGGATGAGAAAAATTTGTTTCGTatgagtaacctcccctttattttgcaaatggcatcaagaagggtaggggaggtaactttggtTGAGAAAACATATggtcggttagagtaacctcccctttattttgcaaatggcgtcaagaaggggaggtaactttggatgaGAAAACATGGTCAGTTAGAGTAACCTCccgtttattttgcaaatggcgtcaagaagGGTAGGGGAGGTGACTTTGgatgagaaaaaaatatgttcagtTAGGGTAACCTctcttattttgcaaatggcgtcgataAGTGCAGGGGAGGTAACTTTGCATGAGAAAAAATATGGTCGgtaagagtaacctcccctttattttgcaaatggcgtcaaaatGGGTAGGGGAGGTAACTGGATCAGAAAAAATTGTATCgtaagagtaacctcccctttattttgcaaatggcgtcaaaatgggtaggggaggtaactttgcATGAGAAAAAATTGTGTCAGTAAGAGTAatctcccctttattttgcaaatggcgtcgaaatgggcaggggaggtaactttggatgaGAATAATATTgtcggttagagtaacctcccctttattttgcaaatggcgtcgagaagGGCAGGGGAGGTAACTTTGCATGAGAAAAAACTGTGTCAGTAAGAGTAatctcccctttattttgcaaatggcgtcgaaatgggcaggggaggtaactttggatgaGAAAAATATTgtcggttagagtaacctcccctttattttgcaaatggcgtcaaaatGGATAGGGGAGTTAACTGGATGAGAAAAAAATTGTatcggttagagtaacctcccctttattttgcaaatggcgtcaaaatGGATAGGGGAGTTAACTGGATGAGAAAAAAATTGTATCGgtaagagtaacctcccctttattttgcaaatggcgtcgaaatgggcaggggaggtaactttggatgaGAATAATATTgtcggttagagtaacctcccctttattttgcaaatggcgtcgagaagGGCAGGGGAGGTAACTTTGCATGAGAAAAAACTGTGTCAGTAAGAGTAatctcccctttattttgcaaatggcgtcgaaatgggcaggggaggtaactttggatgaGAAAAATATTgtcggttagagtaacctcccctttattttgtaAATGGCGTCAAAATGGATAGGGGAGTTAACTGGATGAGAAAAAAATTGTATCGgtaagagtaacctcccctttattttgcaaatggcgtcaagaagggtaagggaggtaactttggatgaGAAAACATATTgtcggttagagtaacctcccctttattttgcaaatggcgtcaaaatGGATAGGGGAGGTAACTGGATGAGAAAAAATTGTATCGGTAAGAGTAatttcccctttattttgcaaatggcgtcaagaagggtaagggaggtaactttggatgaGAAAACATATggtcggttagagtaacctcccctttattttacaaatggtgtcaaaatgggtAGGGGAGGTAACTGGATGAGGAAAAAAGGGGATCAGTTAGAGTAATCTCCCCCATTTgttttgcaaatgacgtcaaaaTGGGTAGGGGAGGTAACTGGATGAGAAAAAAGGTGATCAGTTAGAGTAATCGCCCCTttgttttgcaaatggcgtcaaaatAGGTAGGGGAGGTAACTGGATGAGAAAAAAGGGGATCAGTTAGAGTAatttcccctttattttgcaaatggcgtcaagggtaagggaggtaactttggatgaGAAAACATATggtcggttagagtaacctcccctttattttacaaatggTGTCGACAAGGGCAGGGGAGGTAACTTTGCATAAGAAAAAATTGTGTCAGTAAAAGTAACcacccctttattttgcaaatggcgtcgaaatgggcaggggaggtaactttggatgaGAAAAAATATGGTCGGTTAGAGTAatctcccctttattttgcaaatggcgtaaaAATGGGTAGGGGAGGTAACTGGATGAGAAAAAATTGTATCTGTAagagtaaccttttttttttacaaatggtgTCGACAAGGGCAGGGGAGGTAACTTTGCATGAGAAAAAATTATGTCAGTAAGAGTTACCACCCctatattttgcaaatggcgtaaaAATGGGTAGGGAGGTAACTTTggataagaaaaaaatatggtcagttagagtaacctcccctttattttgcaaatggcgtcacgAAGGGTAAGGGatgtaactttggaagagaaaaCATATGGTCGGTTAGAGTAACCTtccctttattttacaaatggcgtCGAAATGGGCAGGCAAGGTAACGTTTGATGAGGAAAAGTATGGActgttagagtaacctcccctttattttgcaaatggcatcggaattggtaggggaagtaactttggatgagAAAAAATATggtcggttagagtaacctcccctttattttgca
Protein-coding sequences here:
- the LOC123549358 gene encoding uncharacterized protein LOC123549358, which translates into the protein MSHMNIYWEASGIPEKDKQTQIALDQKAKFLRHILIEAQTLGNVPRPVFVKDFSVARQKQVDEILHQISLENQNEPDVSEDTDREMNEDLSSSETDSETELDVHLEKQNVMSSEKELDSNIHEDQSLENVETEFRQDLYDLQHDVLMKKVTLAKTSAIQRPSVVPDTKCMGSDYIHGNNNLKTKFFSPKKLVSKKKLLKQIEQEEMYQLEYEINKFDEMYDNEEIDKRDEEKDFTKIDSYIERYHKVSPTEEDKPE